Within the Glycine max cultivar Williams 82 chromosome 12, Glycine_max_v4.0, whole genome shotgun sequence genome, the region TTGTCGGTCtagaaaattttgtatatatacaaTACATATACTCTACACGAACCATATAAATATACAGAAGATTAAAAAGagtgttttttaatataaaaaaatatctttggtATGAATGGAAGATGTATTTTTTACTCAATgcataaattaagtttttttgttaGTATGAAAGAATCTGTTTCTTTATCACACTTTATATTATGATGCAAACTTTTAGATAGACCTTTATCACAAAATCAATGAATTTAGTAGGTATGACTATAACTATCTTGTCTAGTACTGACGCTGATATTTTTTAGGCTTGACAAATATCCAGAGACGAGAGGCACTTTGTTTCTAATAATCGTAatatctaaaattttatgcgcataaaaaaagttctaaaatttaaaagcagTGATATtcagttttgaaaaatattcttGAACACCCTTAAGTGTTTAAATTctaagagagataaaaaaaaacgaatcataaataattgatttgattgataatgtaatatgaaaaaaaattaaagatgttgatagaatatttgtaatttgtgaATATCCAAATATCATCTTgagttttagtttaaaaaattcacaatcaCAGTTTAACCACAACAATTAACattaaacaatttaaccaaaaaggCACGAGACATTCTAAACTCGAGAAATTCTTATCTGCATTTTCTATAAAGTActataaaattaaactcaaaatacAAAACTTTGTACCAAAGTATtatgttttgatttaattagaTCGGTACTTCTGTACAATAGTTAACAACATCTCCATTACATATCTCGCGGACTAATATACAAGACATATTGTAACCAAAAAGCTTGAAGAAAATACAAGACATCTTGGTTCTGCTGTTGCTCATTCCTTGATGTCCTCAAGAACACCTTAATGAAAATATAGTATCACCAAGGCACAAATCGATCCATAAACAAACACACCGTTGCCTCTGACATGGTTCCATTACTAGTGTCTCTCTTAATATTAGtgttctccttcttcttttgagtttccttttcttcttcttggttCCTTTCTGATCCTTCTTTGGCTTCGGATAAGAGAGGCTTGCGGGGAAGAACTTTTTCTCTAAGCTTTGTCAGCTCTCCAACCCATACCTGTACCATAGCAGACATTTTTCTCAGCACTTAGAAACTAATGGGGTAATAAAactctttgttttcttgtttttgcaTGAATATGTTGGAGGTGAGGTGAGGTCAGTGTGGTTTATATAGGAATTGAACAATAGAAATTAAGGCTAATGATGAATGGGGCTTAAGGCTTTGTGATGGGCTTAGTAATGTGTCAGAAACTATGAGCTTTTGGGGCACCTTGGATGTGGTGGCACACAGGACTGAGTCAATTCAATTGGATATACTCTAAAGTTTGGGATATTCGGTGGGAGAATACTATTGGCTCACTATCTATATTTTTCTTGACTTGTGGTCCACTGGCCCCCGTAGTATGTTATGGAATATGATTGTCATAGCACCATGGTTTGAAATTTATTGAGAGGCCAAGGATAAGATGAGTGTGAACATTcaatattatagttttttttttcccccttATGAGAACGAAAACTATACTCTACATTCTCCCCACAAATTTTACTGAATTTCAGGTAGTTCATTTCTCTTACAAAAGAGGCATATGTAAGACTTATAAAACGATTCAAACATGTTAAACAGATCAACATATTAACCTCTCGTCATTGTTATTTGTTTCGTTCTCTCTTTAGTTCAgtgttattatttgttttgttcttcCTTTAGTTCAGTGACGCTGTCGTAACATGGATTCTAACATGGTTTTCCAAACCCTCACTAtctcataatataatattatatagttTGCGTGCTGTTGATGATTTGTTAAAGTAAAACGTGATATGCATTTAATCCTTTTTGCgacacaaaattaatattaatttaatatatcctTTATAATtcgtttttataaaataaattttatttaaatctcatttcatttacacgagtctcactttttatttataaaattcatatagAATTTTCTTTACGAGATAAAAATGTCAATGGGATACTTCGAACAAGACGTGCCCCGGAACGTTTTGTTTGTTAACCAATCTTCTCATTGTGAATTGTGATATTCAAGCAACCTCTTAtaatggaagagagagagaaataaaattaaagaaacacaACAAACAACAGTGAAAAGTTTCTAGC harbors:
- the LOC112998540 gene encoding uncharacterized protein translates to MSAMVQVWVGELTKLREKVLPRKPLLSEAKEGSERNQEEEKETQKKKENTNIKRDTSNGTMSEATVCLFMDRFVPW